A single Phoenix dactylifera cultivar Barhee BC4 chromosome 1, palm_55x_up_171113_PBpolish2nd_filt_p, whole genome shotgun sequence DNA region contains:
- the LOC103699764 gene encoding UPF0481 protein At3g47200-like, whose amino-acid sequence MDHLEGPCAIFKVPKHIRQLDNEAYEPVIAFLGPFHHNSDGSSFMNDHKWRCVRHILSRHRSREHASQLFNECLLELKKQDEKVRSCYSEEFSTLNAQDMALIMLLDGCFIICLMLREKEEEGKATKEDEGKKRRECMIETREGEVVLNIEEKDEQLEYPTVAGRFTINLVVYDLLKLENQIPFSIIQLLFDRLIPCEDGQINLVDLALQLFKGIQPEESESFKKSKKKSPREYHHLLHLFYSSRIPSEKPVESTSVPEEAAPSQGDSTFAPTSTCASGCIPELMKCNCKKAEVDPPRGSAPKWIPRAIELDRAGVKFKRKKLTDSFLNINFGRRKMKLTPLLCLQKLCLMLRSGRMEIPLLQIYDYTGPLFRNVIAFEQCYFDTEMYITIYALFMDCIIHQAEDVQLLCFEGILQHKLSNHQEVANLFNRLGNQIHYDWEKNYLANQIEEINRFYELKCHKWLAALRRDYVGNPWATISVLAAAFLLLLTVMQTVYSVLSYIYPS is encoded by the coding sequence ATGGACCATCTCGAAGGACCATGCGCCATCTTCAAAGTCCCCAAGCACATCCGACAGTTGGATAATGAAGCCTACGAACCTGTGATTGCTTTCCTTGGACCTTTTCACCACAACAGCGATGGGAGTTCCTTCATGAACGACCACAAGTGGCGGTGTGTCCGGCACATTCTATCGCGTCATCGAAGTCGGGAGCATGCAAGTCAATTGTTTAACGAGTGCTTGTTAGAGTTGAAGAAACAGGATGAGAAGGTTCGGAGTTGCTACTCCGAGGAATTCTCCACACTGAATGCCCAGGATATGGCATTGATCATGTTGCTTGATGGGTGCTTCATCATTTGTCTCATGCtaagggagaaagaggaggaaggcAAGGCAACCAAGGAGGATGAGggcaagaagaggagagagtgtATGATTGAGACGAGGGAAGGGGAGGTTGTTTTAAATATCGAGGAGAAGGATGAACAGCTTGAGTACCCAACTGTGGCAGGGCGGTTCACTATTAATTTAGTGGTTTATGATCTGCTGAAGCTTGAGAACCAAATTCCTTTCTCCATCATCCAATTGCTATTTGATCGTCTCATACCATGCGAGGATGGACAGATTAATCTTGTTGACCTTGCTCTCCAGCTTTTCAAGGGCATCCAACCCGAGGAATCCGAATCATTCAAGAAGTCCAAGAAGAAGTCCCCTAGAGAATACCATCatttgctccatctattttattCATCTCGGATCCCTTCAGAAAAGCCAGTAGAGTCTACATCTGTACCAGAGGAAGCTGCTCCTTCACAAGGGGATTCAACATTTGCACCGACTTCGACATGTGCATCAGGATGTATTCCTGAACTCATGAAGTGCAACTGCAAGAAAGCAGAAGTTGATCCTCCACGAGGATCTGCACCCAAGTGGATTCCTCGTGCGATAGAGCTCGACAGGGCTGGGGTGAAGTTCAAGAGGAAGAAACTGACAGACAGTTTCTTGAACATAAATTTCGGGAGAAGGAAGATGAAGCTCACGCCACTGCTGTGCCTCCAGAAGTTGTGTTTAATGCTTAGGAGTGGGCGGATGGAGATACCACTACTGCAAATCTATGACTATACCGGTCCTCTCTTCCGAAACGTCATAGCTTTCGAACAGTGCTATTTCGACACTGAGATGTACATTACGATATACGCACTCTTTATGGACTGCATTATCCACCAGGCTGAGGACGTGCAGTTGCTCTGCTTCGAAGGCATACTGCAACATAAGCTAAGCAATCATCAAGAAGTGGCAAACCTCTTTAATCGGTTGGGCAACCAGATACACTATGATTGGGAAAAGAACTACCTTGCAAATCAGATTGAGGAAATAAACAGGTTTTATGAACTCAAATGTCACAAATGGCTTGCCGCTTTGAGGCGAGACTATGTTGGCAACCCATGGGCTACAATTTCAGTGTTGGCAGCGGCCTTTCTGCTCTTGCTGACTGTCATGCAGACAGTATATTCTGTATTGTCCTATATTTATCCTTCATAG